A genomic stretch from Pseudomonas mendocina includes:
- a CDS encoding GntR family transcriptional regulator produces the protein MADNLQEQLYQRIRQDLLSGRFEPGERLKIRDLAANLGTSPMPVRAALQRLVAEGALEGEPQRSLRVPPMTRERYEHIYQVRLSLEGLAVELATPRLSSDEISALREYVEQMDQAIEQRQVQAYLDANSQFHLTLYQACGNPVLLRSIESLWLQVGPFFNRLFTDADMSLRFNDFHEEALNALQAGDAKAARQAMEQDMSYFARYLLNLLDLESKVR, from the coding sequence ATGGCCGACAATCTGCAAGAACAGCTTTATCAGCGCATCCGCCAAGACCTTCTCAGCGGACGTTTTGAACCCGGCGAGCGTCTTAAAATTCGCGACCTCGCTGCCAACCTGGGGACCAGCCCCATGCCTGTGCGCGCCGCGTTGCAACGACTGGTTGCCGAGGGCGCATTAGAGGGCGAGCCGCAGCGTTCATTGCGCGTGCCGCCGATGACCCGCGAACGTTACGAACATATCTATCAGGTGCGCCTGAGCCTTGAGGGGCTGGCTGTCGAGCTGGCCACACCACGCCTGAGCAGCGACGAGATCAGTGCTCTGCGGGAGTATGTGGAACAGATGGATCAGGCCATCGAACAGCGTCAGGTGCAGGCTTATCTGGATGCCAACAGCCAGTTCCACCTGACCCTCTATCAGGCCTGCGGCAATCCGGTGTTGCTGCGCAGCATCGAGTCGTTGTGGTTGCAGGTCGGGCCGTTCTTCAACCGCCTGTTTACCGATGCGGATATGTCACTGCGCTTTAACGACTTCCACGAAGAAGCCCTGAATGCATTGCAAGCAGGGGATGCCAAGGCAGCACGGCAAGCCATGGAGCAGGACATGAGCTACTTTGCCCGCTACCTGCTCAACTTGCTGGATCTGGAAAGTAAGGTGCGCTGA
- a CDS encoding SDR family NAD(P)-dependent oxidoreductase, with amino-acid sequence MQQPQVALVSGAGSESGIGFAICRRLGQQGMRILLTASSDRIEQRAAELRAEGIEARGRPADLTDEEQVQALFQWAEAQWGQVDVLVNNAGMAMQGSPEPFAELVTMDLATWNLSIARNLSTAFLLTRAVLPGMQARGYGRIVNISSTTGTRGSNVGESAYSAAKAGMLGMSMGLALEVAKQGITVNSVAPGWIATGSSTEEEIRAAEYTPMGRAGRPEEIAAAVAFLASRESSYITGEVIVVDGGNCLIENKAP; translated from the coding sequence ATGCAACAACCACAGGTCGCTCTGGTGAGCGGGGCGGGTAGTGAGAGCGGGATTGGGTTTGCCATCTGCCGTCGTCTTGGGCAGCAGGGCATGCGTATTTTGTTGACTGCCAGCAGTGATCGCATCGAACAACGCGCCGCCGAACTAAGGGCCGAAGGCATTGAGGCTCGTGGTCGCCCAGCTGACCTGACTGATGAAGAGCAAGTGCAGGCGCTGTTTCAGTGGGCGGAGGCGCAATGGGGGCAGGTGGATGTATTGGTGAACAATGCCGGGATGGCCATGCAAGGCAGCCCGGAACCCTTCGCTGAACTGGTCACGATGGACTTGGCGACCTGGAACCTGTCCATCGCCCGCAACCTCAGCACCGCCTTCCTGCTGACCCGCGCCGTGCTGCCGGGAATGCAGGCGCGGGGCTACGGACGCATCGTCAATATCAGCTCCACCACCGGCACCCGTGGCAGCAATGTGGGTGAGTCTGCTTACAGTGCGGCCAAGGCCGGGATGCTCGGCATGAGCATGGGGCTGGCGCTGGAAGTGGCCAAGCAAGGTATTACCGTCAACAGTGTCGCGCCAGGCTGGATTGCCACCGGCTCGTCCACTGAAGAAGAGATTCGCGCCGCCGAGTACACGCCTATGGGGCGTGCAGGCCGCCCGGAAGAAATTGCCGCCGCCGTGGCTTTTCTCGCCTCACGGGAGTCCAGCTACATCACCGGCGAAGTCATCGTTGTCGATGGCGGCAACTGTTTGATTGAAAACAAAGCACCCTGA
- a CDS encoding aspartate aminotransferase family protein, with protein sequence MTASGISQAAVDTFVERERQRFLARNPKSVELAERARHSLYGGVPMHWMADWSTPVPLFVERAKGARFYDVDGHEYIDFCLGDTGTMFGHSPDPIAKAIAEQGNNGLTTMLPGEDAVVCGELLAKRFGLPFWQVTATATDSNRYVLRWARAITQRKTLLVFDGCYHGTVDDVMVRYRDGETVLRSGLIGQAYDLTEHSRSIPFNDVEALEAALAKGDVCALLCEPAMTNIGMVLPEPGFMQKCRELTRKYGSLLIIDETHTISTDIGGCTKLWDLQPDFFVVGKPIAGGVPCGIFGCSAEMADAMTAARKRASENSHGHGHSGMGTTLSANALAMHCMRANLEQVMTQAAYDHMLPLAKRLADGFRRLILNHNLRWSVTELGARSEFQFCPVSPKTGAEAEAAFHDELQMALHLYLINRGILITPFHNMTLCCPSTTADDVDKLISTLDEALRELLAIPGARE encoded by the coding sequence ATGACCGCCAGTGGTATTTCCCAAGCCGCCGTAGACACCTTCGTCGAGCGCGAGCGTCAGCGCTTCCTTGCGCGCAACCCCAAGTCCGTCGAATTGGCCGAACGCGCCCGCCACTCGTTGTATGGCGGCGTGCCTATGCACTGGATGGCCGACTGGTCCACTCCAGTCCCCCTGTTCGTGGAGCGCGCCAAAGGCGCACGCTTCTATGACGTAGACGGCCACGAGTACATCGACTTTTGCCTGGGCGATACCGGCACCATGTTCGGCCACTCGCCTGACCCAATCGCCAAAGCCATTGCCGAACAAGGCAACAACGGCCTGACCACCATGCTGCCGGGCGAAGATGCTGTGGTTTGCGGTGAGCTGCTGGCCAAGCGCTTCGGCTTGCCCTTCTGGCAAGTGACCGCCACCGCCACCGACTCTAACCGCTACGTGCTGCGCTGGGCGCGGGCTATTACTCAGCGTAAAACCTTGCTGGTGTTTGATGGCTGCTACCACGGCACCGTGGATGACGTGATGGTGCGCTACCGCGACGGCGAAACCGTATTGCGCAGTGGCCTGATCGGCCAGGCCTACGACCTCACCGAACACAGCCGTTCAATTCCGTTTAACGATGTTGAGGCACTGGAAGCCGCACTGGCCAAAGGCGATGTGTGCGCCCTGCTGTGCGAACCGGCCATGACCAATATCGGCATGGTGCTGCCTGAGCCGGGCTTTATGCAGAAGTGCCGCGAGCTGACGCGTAAGTACGGCAGCCTGCTGATCATCGACGAAACCCACACCATCTCCACCGATATCGGTGGCTGCACCAAGCTTTGGGATCTGCAGCCGGACTTCTTCGTCGTCGGCAAACCCATTGCCGGTGGTGTGCCATGTGGCATCTTCGGTTGCAGCGCAGAAATGGCCGACGCCATGACCGCCGCACGCAAGCGAGCCAGCGAAAACAGCCACGGTCACGGCCACAGCGGCATGGGCACCACGCTGTCCGCCAACGCCCTGGCCATGCACTGCATGCGCGCCAACCTGGAACAGGTGATGACGCAAGCAGCCTACGACCACATGCTGCCGCTGGCTAAACGTCTGGCCGACGGCTTCCGCCGTTTGATTCTCAACCACAACCTGCGCTGGTCAGTGACCGAGCTGGGTGCACGCAGTGAGTTCCAGTTTTGCCCGGTATCACCGAAGACCGGTGCCGAAGCCGAAGCCGCGTTCCACGATGAACTGCAAATGGCCCTGCACCTGTACCTGATCAACCGCGGCATCCTGATCACGCCATTCCACAACATGACCCTGTGCTGCCCGAGCACCACAGCCGATGACGTGGACAAACTGATCAGCACCCTGGATGAGGCCCTGCGCGAATTGCTGGCCATTCCCGGCGCCCGCGAATAA
- a CDS encoding glutamine synthetase family protein, giving the protein MQFAEIQEARDFLAQHPEVRSIELMLIDANGIPRGKLLHRDELLAIYENGRPLPSSILALTMQGEDVEESGLVWEVADADCWTYPLPGSLTLQPWRTTPTGQLQVSMHPEQGLPAAVADPRHVLIRAIDRLKADGYHPVMAVELEFYLLDKNRDANGRPQPAVQCNGVRPQAPQVYGVYELEQVQPFLDDLYAACEVQGLPVRTAISEYAPGQLELTLEHRFDALQAVDEGIRYKRLVKGVANKHGLQACFMAKPFGDLAGSGLHMHVSLADAEGNNLMASEDPHGTPLLRHAIGGMMATLNDALAIFCPNANSFRRFQANSYAPLAKSWGVNNRTVSFRVPGGPAKSRHVEHRICGADANPYLAAAAILSGIHHGIKNQIDPGEAIVGNGYEQARETLPTDWLTALRALEQSSWAKEALGEAFLEVYLSIKWAEFRQFMGEVGEQDWRWYLHHA; this is encoded by the coding sequence ATGCAATTCGCCGAAATTCAGGAAGCCCGCGACTTCCTCGCCCAACACCCTGAAGTACGCAGCATCGAGCTGATGCTGATCGACGCCAACGGCATTCCACGCGGCAAGCTGCTGCACCGTGACGAACTGCTGGCCATTTACGAAAACGGCCGACCGCTGCCCAGCTCGATTCTGGCCCTGACCATGCAGGGTGAAGACGTTGAAGAAAGCGGGCTAGTCTGGGAAGTCGCCGACGCCGACTGCTGGACCTATCCCCTGCCCGGCAGCCTCACCCTGCAACCTTGGCGCACTACGCCGACCGGCCAACTGCAAGTGAGCATGCACCCCGAACAGGGCCTGCCTGCTGCGGTGGCGGACCCACGTCACGTACTGATCCGCGCCATCGACCGGCTCAAAGCCGACGGCTACCACCCTGTGATGGCGGTGGAGCTGGAGTTCTACCTACTGGATAAAAACCGCGACGCCAATGGCCGCCCGCAGCCTGCTGTGCAGTGCAACGGCGTGCGCCCACAAGCACCACAAGTGTATGGGGTTTACGAACTGGAACAGGTCCAGCCGTTCCTCGATGACCTCTACGCCGCCTGCGAAGTACAGGGCCTGCCGGTACGCACGGCAATTTCCGAATACGCACCGGGCCAGCTGGAGCTGACTCTGGAGCACCGCTTCGACGCGCTACAAGCAGTGGATGAAGGCATCCGTTACAAACGTCTGGTCAAAGGCGTGGCCAACAAACACGGCCTGCAGGCCTGCTTTATGGCCAAGCCATTTGGCGATCTGGCCGGCAGCGGCCTGCACATGCACGTCAGCTTGGCGGATGCCGAAGGCAACAACCTGATGGCCAGCGAAGACCCTCATGGCACACCGCTGCTGCGTCATGCTATCGGCGGCATGATGGCCACGCTCAACGATGCACTGGCGATCTTCTGTCCTAACGCCAACTCCTTCCGCCGCTTCCAAGCTAACAGCTACGCGCCGCTGGCCAAGAGCTGGGGCGTCAACAACCGCACCGTGTCGTTCCGCGTACCGGGCGGCCCGGCGAAGAGTCGGCATGTGGAGCACCGCATCTGCGGCGCTGACGCCAACCCTTATCTGGCCGCTGCCGCCATCCTGTCCGGCATCCACCACGGCATCAAAAATCAGATTGATCCCGGTGAGGCTATCGTTGGCAACGGCTACGAGCAGGCGCGGGAAACCCTGCCCACCGATTGGCTAACCGCTCTGCGTGCACTGGAACAATCCAGCTGGGCTAAAGAAGCGCTGGGTGAGGCGTTCCTTGAGGTGTACCTGTCGATCAAATGGGCCGAATTCCGCCAATTTATGGGCGAAGTCGGCGAACAAGACTGGCGCTGGTACCTGCATCACGCCTGA
- a CDS encoding acyl-CoA thioesterase has protein sequence MEPFSSQLSMSVLMTPDMANFSGKVHGGTLLKYLDEVAYACASRYAGRYVVTLSVDQVIFREPVHVGELVTFLASVNYTGRTSMEIGIKVVTENIRERSVRHSNSCFFTMVALDDEGKPTPVPQLVPDTPDGIRRQNQAIQRRKIRAELQERYKSLD, from the coding sequence ATGGAACCCTTTAGCAGCCAACTGTCGATGAGCGTATTGATGACACCGGACATGGCCAATTTCTCTGGCAAGGTTCACGGTGGCACTCTGCTCAAGTATCTCGATGAAGTGGCTTATGCCTGCGCCAGCCGTTACGCAGGCCGCTACGTTGTAACGCTGTCAGTGGATCAAGTGATCTTCCGCGAGCCGGTTCATGTCGGTGAGCTGGTGACCTTTCTCGCTTCGGTCAACTACACCGGGCGCACGTCCATGGAAATCGGCATCAAAGTGGTCACGGAAAACATCCGCGAGCGCTCAGTACGCCACAGCAACAGTTGCTTCTTCACCATGGTGGCGCTGGATGACGAGGGTAAGCCGACCCCAGTACCGCAGCTGGTTCCAGATACCCCCGATGGTATTCGCCGACAGAATCAGGCCATTCAACGCCGCAAAATCCGTGCTGAACTGCAAGAGCGCTACAAGTCGTTAGACTGA
- a CDS encoding DUF3301 domain-containing protein: MFDLFDMFLAMLFTAFCAWLWHAHGLRERALELVKHHCSRVDVELLDGNVALRRIGFEADSKGRKRLARVYGFEFTVTGEQRHAGSIIMFGRHLGRIELAPHPMREPAFEDNNVIELAKWRETHRADQRDISNH; the protein is encoded by the coding sequence ATGTTCGACCTGTTCGATATGTTCCTCGCCATGCTGTTTACCGCGTTTTGCGCGTGGTTGTGGCACGCCCATGGCCTGCGAGAGCGCGCCTTGGAACTGGTTAAACATCACTGCTCACGGGTCGATGTGGAGTTACTCGACGGCAATGTGGCCCTGCGCCGTATCGGTTTTGAGGCCGACAGCAAAGGGCGCAAGCGCCTAGCACGGGTTTACGGTTTTGAGTTCACCGTCACCGGTGAGCAACGCCATGCGGGCAGCATCATTATGTTCGGCCGTCACCTCGGCCGTATTGAATTGGCGCCGCACCCCATGCGCGAACCTGCCTTCGAGGACAACAACGTTATCGAACTGGCCAAGTGGCGGGAAACGCATCGCGCCGATCAGCGCGATATTTCCAACCACTGA
- the blaOXA gene encoding class D beta-lactamase, whose protein sequence is MKRIALVLMLVLTAQVQAQPTEWLENPAVGTLFQQAGIDGTFVLHEVGSDKVEGYNQARAQTRFYPASTFKIPNSLIGLSTGAVSSVDEVIPWDGKPKFLKSWERAMGLREAITVSNYPIYQELARRVGLKRMTAQLAALNYGNGQVGEQVNTFWVEGPLTISAIEQTEFLERLVQDKLPFTPEIQEAVREITLLEEGPNWRLYGKTGWSKAIKPGVGWWVGWVEQDGRYYTFALNMPMDDLKDASKRVELGKASLRKLGLI, encoded by the coding sequence ATGAAGCGAATCGCACTTGTGCTCATGCTGGTGCTGACAGCCCAGGTTCAGGCGCAGCCCACTGAATGGCTGGAAAACCCGGCCGTCGGCACATTGTTCCAGCAGGCCGGTATCGACGGGACTTTTGTCTTGCATGAAGTCGGCAGCGACAAGGTCGAGGGCTACAATCAGGCTCGTGCGCAAACCCGCTTTTACCCCGCCTCGACGTTTAAAATCCCCAACTCGCTGATCGGTTTATCCACAGGTGCGGTCAGCAGTGTGGATGAAGTGATCCCCTGGGATGGCAAGCCCAAGTTCCTTAAAAGTTGGGAGCGAGCCATGGGCCTGCGTGAGGCTATTACGGTTTCCAACTACCCGATCTACCAGGAGCTGGCACGCCGGGTAGGCCTTAAGCGCATGACAGCACAGCTCGCCGCCCTGAATTACGGTAACGGGCAAGTGGGGGAGCAGGTCAATACGTTTTGGGTCGAGGGTCCTCTCACGATCAGTGCCATCGAACAGACGGAATTTCTAGAGCGTCTGGTGCAGGATAAATTGCCCTTTACCCCGGAGATTCAGGAAGCGGTAAGGGAGATCACCCTGCTGGAAGAAGGGCCCAACTGGCGCCTCTACGGCAAGACAGGTTGGAGCAAAGCCATCAAACCCGGCGTGGGCTGGTGGGTCGGCTGGGTGGAGCAGGATGGCCGCTACTACACCTTTGCTCTGAACATGCCGATGGACGATCTCAAAGACGCCAGCAAACGTGTTGAGTTAGGCAAGGCCAGCTTACGTAAGTTAGGACTTATATGA
- a CDS encoding alpha/beta hydrolase, with protein MDLQPWSHPCSAGFTLRGWHTPPSGKPVLHFLHGNGYCGRVYTPMLQALAEDFDLWLCDVQGHGETDHGGRFHGWNRNAEMAVEAFAQGRSRFGAAPAYAVGHSFGGVLTCLILARHPDLFQRAVLLDPVLFSKAMIGVMALSDVVGLSKRNTMATKARSRRSQWPERAAAYAALHGRGMFRGWDEAAFDAYIQYALRDTEQGVELCCRPSREAEIFSSYPRRLWPSLNKITTPSLMLYGEHSFPFVAQSAARWTAINPHVRARTVTGGHCFMQEQPVDTAVRVRGFLLQKG; from the coding sequence ATGGATCTGCAACCCTGGTCTCACCCTTGTTCCGCCGGTTTTACCCTGCGTGGTTGGCACACGCCGCCCAGCGGTAAGCCTGTCCTGCATTTTCTACATGGCAATGGCTACTGCGGCCGTGTGTACACACCCATGCTGCAGGCCCTGGCAGAGGATTTCGATCTCTGGTTGTGTGATGTTCAGGGGCACGGTGAGACGGATCACGGTGGTCGCTTCCACGGCTGGAACCGCAATGCCGAAATGGCTGTAGAAGCGTTTGCCCAAGGTCGCAGCCGCTTTGGCGCTGCCCCAGCCTATGCTGTCGGCCATAGCTTTGGCGGCGTGCTCACCTGCCTGATCCTAGCTCGGCATCCAGACTTGTTTCAGCGGGCTGTGTTGCTAGACCCGGTATTGTTCAGCAAGGCCATGATCGGGGTGATGGCATTGTCTGATGTGGTTGGCTTGAGTAAGCGCAACACCATGGCCACTAAAGCCCGCAGTCGGCGCAGTCAGTGGCCTGAGCGTGCCGCTGCTTATGCCGCCCTGCATGGCCGGGGTATGTTCCGTGGCTGGGATGAGGCGGCTTTTGACGCCTATATTCAATACGCCCTGCGCGATACCGAGCAAGGCGTCGAGTTGTGTTGCCGCCCCAGCCGTGAAGCAGAAATCTTCAGCTCGTATCCGCGACGCCTGTGGCCTTCATTGAACAAAATCACTACGCCTTCGTTGATGCTTTATGGCGAGCACAGCTTTCCCTTTGTGGCCCAGTCTGCCGCCCGCTGGACGGCGATAAATCCCCACGTCCGTGCCCGTACAGTAACGGGCGGGCATTGTTTTATGCAGGAGCAGCCTGTGGATACGGCTGTGCGGGTCAGGGGCTTTCTCCTGCAAAAGGGCTGA
- a CDS encoding CobW-like GTP-binding protein — translation MLTQIPTHVIAGPLGAGKTSLIQQLLKQRPAHERWALLINEFGLVGLDAALLSTDDDGVSMGEVAGGCLCCVSGVPFQVGLGRLLRKAKPHRLFIEPSGLGHPLQLQGQLRDAPWLDVLAVQPLLMVLDAQALAAGQGLPEAQQETLASAGLLVLNKSEQLDETARAALAAQLPQTALHWTTQGRVELQQLPGITTQAQAAEAAPSLPAGPAPMPQLWLNADEPICQVQQQPEGWSIGWRWHPAQQFELMRVQQWLTSLPWQRAKLVLQTNAGWLSANALRGQALHWQSSEWRKDSRLELIFTEPQDVAVLQAAFSACRL, via the coding sequence ATGCTCACTCAGATCCCCACCCATGTGATTGCCGGGCCGCTCGGCGCAGGCAAGACCAGCCTGATTCAGCAACTGCTTAAACAGCGCCCGGCCCATGAGCGCTGGGCACTGCTGATCAACGAATTCGGGTTGGTCGGGCTGGATGCCGCGCTGCTGAGCACGGATGACGACGGTGTCAGCATGGGCGAGGTGGCCGGTGGTTGCCTGTGCTGTGTGAGTGGCGTGCCGTTTCAAGTGGGGCTGGGGCGCCTGCTGCGTAAGGCTAAGCCGCACCGGCTGTTTATCGAACCCTCAGGCCTGGGGCATCCGCTGCAATTGCAGGGGCAGTTGCGTGATGCCCCGTGGTTGGATGTGTTGGCTGTACAGCCGCTGCTGATGGTGCTCGATGCACAAGCGCTGGCGGCAGGGCAGGGCTTGCCGGAAGCCCAGCAGGAAACCCTCGCCAGTGCCGGATTGCTGGTGCTGAATAAGTCCGAACAACTGGACGAAACGGCCCGCGCCGCGCTGGCTGCACAGTTGCCGCAGACAGCCCTGCACTGGACAACACAAGGCCGGGTTGAGCTGCAACAACTGCCGGGCATTACTACCCAGGCGCAAGCCGCTGAGGCGGCGCCCAGTTTGCCCGCTGGCCCAGCGCCGATGCCGCAGCTGTGGCTCAATGCCGATGAGCCGATCTGCCAGGTGCAGCAACAGCCTGAAGGCTGGAGCATCGGTTGGCGCTGGCACCCGGCGCAGCAGTTTGAGTTGATGCGCGTGCAGCAATGGCTGACCAGCCTGCCTTGGCAGCGTGCCAAGCTGGTCTTACAGACCAATGCGGGTTGGCTGTCGGCCAATGCCTTGCGTGGCCAGGCGCTGCATTGGCAGAGCAGCGAGTGGCGCAAAGACTCGCGGCTGGAATTGATTTTCACCGAGCCACAGGATGTGGCAGTTTTGCAGGCTGCGTTCAGCGCTTGCCGTCTGTAG
- a CDS encoding NADH:ubiquinone oxidoreductase: protein MRIALLLTLLASSSLAWGEACVVHTQAERLDVKVCQQNRSIPPNLFRTGFCKPQLKGQKVEVDFVEQCPIGAFGVCRNAGVSGTPYKQDIHYYGVASDAAYLKPYCEKQSRGVWMAY from the coding sequence ATGCGAATTGCCCTGTTATTGACGTTGCTGGCCTCATCCAGCCTCGCGTGGGGCGAAGCCTGCGTGGTGCATACCCAAGCCGAACGGCTGGACGTGAAGGTCTGCCAGCAGAACCGCAGCATTCCGCCCAATCTGTTTCGCACCGGCTTCTGTAAGCCGCAGCTCAAAGGACAGAAGGTTGAAGTCGATTTTGTCGAGCAGTGCCCCATCGGCGCCTTTGGCGTTTGCCGCAACGCCGGGGTCAGCGGCACACCCTACAAACAGGACATTCATTACTACGGCGTAGCCAGTGACGCCGCGTACCTCAAACCCTACTGTGAAAAGCAGAGCCGGGGCGTATGGATGGCCTATTAG
- a CDS encoding DUF1826 domain-containing protein — MLAEALQLAPQQLASERMDVLADILRDDVNLAIWQRNLPAHISEFAEGLLAQGDTLSVTRHIELDDPEQLVSLADLLPQYSDLPGHDAFLTDISWLVSAYASLLDAQRLGLRLRALDKAMCPRFHVDHVPVRLITSYAGVGSEWLAEEAMLRSELGNPQAEPVRPERINRALAGHVMMAKGERWVGNEGAGIIHRSPQPPAGERRLLLTLDWLA, encoded by the coding sequence ATGCTGGCTGAAGCGCTTCAACTGGCACCTCAGCAACTGGCCAGTGAGCGAATGGATGTGCTCGCCGACATCCTGCGTGATGACGTGAACCTGGCCATCTGGCAGCGCAATTTACCGGCGCACATCAGTGAGTTTGCCGAGGGCCTGCTGGCTCAGGGGGATACATTATCCGTAACCCGTCATATCGAGTTGGATGACCCGGAGCAGTTGGTCAGTCTTGCTGATTTGCTGCCCCAGTACAGCGACTTGCCGGGCCATGATGCGTTTCTCACTGACATAAGCTGGCTGGTAAGCGCCTATGCTTCTCTGCTCGATGCCCAGCGCTTAGGTCTTCGCCTAAGGGCGTTGGACAAGGCGATGTGCCCACGCTTTCACGTTGACCACGTGCCGGTGCGGCTGATCACCAGCTATGCCGGTGTGGGCAGTGAGTGGTTGGCCGAAGAGGCCATGCTGCGCAGCGAGCTGGGCAATCCGCAGGCGGAACCTGTCAGGCCCGAGCGTATCAATCGGGCCCTTGCCGGGCATGTGATGATGGCCAAGGGCGAGCGCTGGGTCGGCAATGAGGGGGCGGGCATCATCCACCGTTCACCACAGCCCCCGGCAGGTGAGCGGCGCTTGTTACTGACGCTGGACTGGCTGGCCTAA
- the zigA gene encoding zinc metallochaperone GTPase ZigA has product MNRPLPVTLLSGFLGAGKSTLLNAILKNRDGLKVAVIVNDMSEINIDGSEVQRDVSLNRAEEKLVEMSNGCICCTLREDLLIEVARLAEEGRFDYLLIESTGISEPLQVAETFTFRDEQGRSLSDLARLDTMVTVVDGVNFLADYQAAESLASRGESLGEEDERAISDLLIEQVEFADVLLVSKADLISSQEREELMAILRGLNSEAEILPMVMGNVPLQKVLNTGRFDFERAAHAPGWLKELRGEHTPETEEYGIASTVYRARRPFHPPRFYNFINREWLNGRLLRSKGFFWLASQYQNAGSWSQAGGLMRHGHAGRWWRFVPQTQWPHDEESLQMIMKNWDNQVGDCRQELVFIGQNIDFERLREELDACLLNDLELQGGPSAWAELEDPFGITVEDVA; this is encoded by the coding sequence ATGAACCGCCCCCTTCCCGTAACCCTGCTGTCAGGTTTCCTTGGCGCGGGCAAAAGCACGCTGCTCAACGCCATTCTGAAAAACCGCGACGGCCTCAAAGTTGCGGTCATCGTGAATGACATGAGCGAAATCAACATCGACGGCAGCGAAGTGCAGCGCGATGTCAGCCTTAACCGTGCCGAAGAAAAACTGGTGGAAATGAGCAACGGCTGTATCTGCTGCACCCTACGCGAAGACCTGCTGATCGAAGTGGCGCGCTTGGCTGAAGAGGGCCGTTTCGATTACCTGCTGATCGAATCCACCGGCATCTCTGAGCCGCTGCAAGTGGCTGAAACCTTCACTTTCCGTGACGAGCAAGGCCGCAGCCTGTCCGACCTGGCACGGCTGGACACCATGGTCACGGTGGTCGATGGCGTGAACTTTTTGGCTGACTATCAAGCCGCGGAAAGCCTGGCTAGCCGAGGTGAAAGCCTGGGTGAAGAAGATGAGCGCGCCATCAGTGATCTGCTGATTGAACAGGTGGAGTTCGCAGACGTGCTGTTGGTGAGCAAAGCTGACCTGATCAGCAGCCAGGAGCGTGAAGAGCTGATGGCGATTCTGCGTGGCCTCAACAGTGAAGCGGAAATTCTGCCGATGGTGATGGGCAATGTACCGCTGCAAAAGGTGCTCAACACCGGGCGTTTTGACTTCGAGCGTGCCGCTCATGCACCGGGCTGGCTCAAGGAACTGCGCGGTGAACACACGCCGGAGACTGAGGAGTATGGCATTGCATCGACCGTCTACAGGGCGCGTCGTCCGTTTCATCCGCCGCGCTTCTACAACTTCATCAACCGTGAATGGCTCAATGGACGCTTGCTGCGCTCAAAAGGCTTTTTCTGGCTGGCCAGCCAGTACCAGAACGCGGGCAGCTGGTCCCAGGCGGGCGGGCTGATGCGTCATGGTCATGCCGGGCGATGGTGGCGTTTTGTGCCACAAACCCAATGGCCGCATGATGAGGAGAGCCTGCAAATGATCATGAAGAATTGGGACAATCAGGTGGGCGATTGCCGCCAGGAACTGGTCTTTATCGGCCAGAACATCGACTTCGAACGGCTGCGTGAAGAGTTGGATGCCTGCCTTCTGAACGACCTTGAATTGCAAGGTGGCCCTAGCGCCTGGGCTGAACTGGAAGACCCGTTCGGTATCACGGTGGAGGATGTCGCATGA